A stretch of Tripterygium wilfordii isolate XIE 37 chromosome 11, ASM1340144v1, whole genome shotgun sequence DNA encodes these proteins:
- the LOC120009609 gene encoding uncharacterized protein LOC120009609, whose product MAISDAIIGNLTTIYVVVIAGIKAYGLVCGRSFNGGFVLIVSTTVVAAVLIATLTWDVSRKAVYAVSRDHVQEMCKGGICWHGVAVRSSVSQVRFKLPQQLAYGHL is encoded by the coding sequence ATGGCGATATCTGATGCAATTATCGGCAATCTAACGACGATCTACGTGGTAGTGATAGCGGGGATCAAGGCGTACGGGTTAGTGTGTGGACGGAGCTTCAACGGTGGATTTGTGCTGATCGTGTCGACCACGGTTGTTGCTGCCGTCTTGATTGCGACGCTGACGTGGGACGTGTCACGGAAGGCCGTGTATGCCGTGTCGCGGGACCATGTGCAGGAGATGTGCAAGGGCGGTATTTGTTGGCACGGCGTGGCGGTCCGGTCTTCGGTTTCTCAGGTCCGGTTCAAGCTTCCGCAACAATTAGCCTATGGTCATTTGTGA
- the LOC120009534 gene encoding E3 ubiquitin-protein ligase CIP8-like, which yields MADSPSQTPASAESEEGVDRSEYWCYNCNKRVAVETLANLPDVICHECKNGFVESIPATSPPPSAPPSITSDQADDPSFGSQFLQVLRLIAQAAQDEDAPPPPPQDHNPGDDFLRIELDGWDNDEDEDYFDGDDANENENQENRGEGEDNRGREMNEVSDEENEENRDEDEEDPRRRRQDVLRLRLRDLATRPRTGRNRILDWAEILMGLEDNSIEFRFEVPESDRYVGNPEDYVDAAGYEALLQNLAESDGGRRGAPPASKSAISGLPKVKILLEEEVMLCAICKDMVNVGDTATKLPCGHGYHADCIVPWLGSRNSCPVCRFELPTDDAEYEEERKKKFTPRVGGASGSGGDSSGSS from the coding sequence ATGGCCGATTCCCCGTCGCAGACGCCGGCCTCCGCCGAATCCGAAGAAGGGGTGGACAGGTCGGAGTACTGGTGCTATAACTGTAACAAGCGCGTGGCTGTCGAAACCCTAGCCAATCTGCCAGACGTTATCTGCCACGAGTGCAAGAATGGTTTCGTCGAGTCAATCCCAGCCACCTCACCTCCTCCGTCGGCTCCGCCTTCTATAACATCCGATCAGGCGGACGATCCTTCATTTGGTTCGCAGTTCCTTCAGGTGCTCCGGTTAATTGCGCAGGCGGCGCAGGATGAGGATGCACCGCCACCACCGCCTCAGGATCATAATCCTGGAGACGATTTTCTCAGAATTGAGCTTGATGGATGGGACAATGACGAGGATGAAGACTATTTCGATGGCGATGATGCGAACGAGAACGAGAACCAAGAAAACAGAGGCGAAGGGGAAGACAACAGAGGAAGAGAAATGAATGAGGTATctgatgaagaaaatgaagagaacAGAGACGAAGATGAGGAAGATCCGAGGCGTAGGCGTCAAGATGTCCTCCGTCTCCGACTCCGTGATTTAGCGACCCGTCCAAGGACCGGGCGCAACCGGATCCTTGATTGGGCCGAGATCCTGATGGGACTGGAGGATAATTCAATCGAGTTTCGATTTGAAGTTCCAGAATCAGACCGCTATGTCGGAAATCCGGAGGACTACGTGGATGCAGCTGGATATGAGGCCTTGCTGCAGAACCTGGCGGAGAGCGATGGAGGGAGGAGAGGGGCTCCACCGGCCTCCAAATCTGCTATCTCAGGGCTGCCAAAGGTGAAGATCCTATTGGAGGAGGAGGTTATGCTCTGTGCTATATGTAAGGATATGGTTAATGTTGGTGACACGGCGACGAAGTTGCCGTGTGGACATGGGTATCATGCTGATTGCATTGTGCCGTGGCTGGGTTCCAGGAATTCTTGCCCCGTCTGTAGGTTTGAGCTGCCAACCGATGATGCTGAGTacgaggaagagaggaagaagaagtttACCCCCAGGGTTGGCGGAGCTTCAGGTTCAGGTGGAGATAGTTCTGGTTCCAGTTAA
- the LOC120009883 gene encoding DEAD-box ATP-dependent RNA helicase 28-like — protein sequence MAPTFVFEPASDEEREFSQTEDEEEDVEEEKEEEEEEEDDDQYDEDEEEQKISKRQKQSPWDFAAFTGSVSEEHALRSTTSIDDKISKAIRQRSVPVSLPSDSDNSDVEPDQQEDYRSEDDDEGAHNAGESNSFFASSTGTSFHANSFIELNLSRPLLRACEALGYSKPTPIQAACIPLALAGRDICGSAITGSGKTAAFALPTLERLLFRPKRVPAIRVLVLTPTRELAFQVHSMIQKLAQYTDIRCCLVVGGLSTQVQVAALRSMPDIVVATPGRLIDHLRNSLSVDLDDLAVLILDEADRLLELGFSAEISELVRLCPKRRQTMLFSATMTEEVDELIKLSLTKPLRLSADPSAKRPAALTEEVVRIRRMREVNQEAVLLALCSKTFPSKVIIFSGTKQAAHRLKILFGLAGFKAAELHGNLTQVQRLEALELFRTQQVEFLIATDVAARGLDIIGVQTVINFACPRDLTSYVHRVGRTARAGREGYAVTFVTDNDRSLLKAIAKRAGSKLKSRIVAEQSIIKWSQRIEQMEDEVAVVLREEREEMALRKAEMEATKAENMIAHKDEIFSRPKKTWFVTEKEKRVVAKAAKASTVNDKGSAKNVISAQEAEDLKMKEKRKREREKNLPRRKRRKLEAAREMLEEEDVVDKSQEGSGKNKKEKTGLSLVDLAYRRAKAVKAVKKAQDAGKIINKDIKKQKSSSQRTQSRTEEMQELFQSDMNEKQQKRISGGGMRRKKSKNSFKSKSRYKRK from the exons ATGGCTCCCACCTTCGTATTCGAACCAGCGAGCGACGAAGAGCGCGAATTCTCGCAGactgaagatgaagaagaagatgtagaagaagaaaaggaagaggaggaggaggaagaagatgatgatcaaTACGACGAAGACGAGGAAGAACAGAAAATATCCAAACGCCAGAAGCAGTCACCGTGGGACTTCGCTGCCTTCACAGGATCCGTCTCCGAAGAACATGCTCTTCGAAGCACCACTTCCATCGATGACAAGATCTCCAAAGCCATTAGGCAGCGCTCCGTCCCTGTTTCGCTCCCCTCAGACTCCGATAATTCTGACGTCGAACCGGACCAACAA GAAGATTATAGATCAGAAGACGATGATGAGGGTGCCCATAATGCTGGTGAGAGTAACTCCTTTTTTGCATCCTCCACCGGAACTTCATTCCATGCCAATTCGTTCATTGAGCTCAATCTATCTCGTCCTTTACTTCGGGCTTGCGAAGCTTTGGGTTACTCTAAGCCTACTCCAATTCAG GCAGCTTGCATACCATTAGCTTTGGCAGGGCGTGATATATGTGGGAGTGCAATTACTGGTTCGGGAAAG ACTGCTGCCTTTGCGTTACCAACCTTGGAGAGGCTACTGTTCCGTCCAAAACGCGTCCCAGCAATACGGGTCCTTGTTCTTACTCCAACCAGAGAGTTGGCATTTCA GGTTCATAGTATGATACAAAAACTTGCTCAATATACCGATATTAGGTGTTGCTTGGTTGTTGGAGGCCTTTCAACACAG GTTCAAGTGGCTGCCTTGCGTTCAATGCCAGATATTGTGGTAGCTACACCAGGACGCCTGATAGATCATTTACGAAATTCTCTGTCTGTGGATTTGGATGATCTTGCAGTTTTAATACTTGATGAGGCTGATCGTCTTCTGGAGCTTGGATTTAGTGCTGAAATTTCTGAGctg GTTCGTCTATGCCCCAAAAGGAGGCAGACTATGCTGTTTTCTGCTACGATGACTGAGGAAGTTGATGAGCTTATCAAGCTTTCTCTGACAAAACCATTGCGTCTCTCAGCTGACCCATCTGCAAAACGGCCAGCAGCATTGACTGAAGA GGTGGTTAGAATACGTCGAATGCGTGAAGTAAATCAGGAGGCAGTTCTTCTTGCACTGTGCTCTAAAACTTTTCCATCTAAAGTTATCATCTTCAg TGGGACTAAACAGGCTGCACATAGGTTGAAGATCTTATTTGGATTAGCTGGCTTTAAAGCTGCGGAGCTACATGGAAATCTTACCCAAGTCCAGCGCCTTGAG GCATTGGAGCTTTTTAGGACGCAGCAAGTTGAGTTTTTGATTGCAACCGATGTCGCTGCTCGT GGACTTGACATTATTGGTGTTCAAACTGTTATTAACTTTGCATGTCCTCGTGATCTGACAAG CTATGTTCATCGAGTGGGTCGCACAGCACGAGCTGGTAGAGAAGGTTATGCTGTCACATTTGTGACAGATAATGATCGATCTCTTCTAAAAGCAATT GCAAAGCGGGCTGGTTCAAAGTTGAAAAGTAGAATTGTTGCTGAGCAATCAATTATTAAATGGTCtcaaagaattgagcaaatGGAAGATGAAGTGGCTGTCGTTCTTCGTGAAGAGAG GGAGGAGATGGCCCTTAGAAAAGCTGAAATGGAAGCAACAAAG GCAGAAAATATGATTGCCCACAAGGATGAGATCTTTTCGCGCCCCAAAAAAACTTGGTTTGTgactgaaaaggaaaaaagagtagTGGCAAAAGCAGCAAAG GCATCTACGGTGAACGACAAAGGTTCAGCCAAGAATGTTATCAGTGCTCAAGAGGCCGAAGATctcaaaatgaaagaaaagaggAAGCGAGAGCGTGAG AAGAATTTGCCTAGGAGGAAGCGAAGAAAATTAGAAGCAGCTAGAGAGATGTTGGAGGAAGAAGATGTAGTCGACAAATCACAGGAA GGCAGTGGTaaaaacaagaaagagaagACTGGATTGTCACTGGTTGACCTTGCTTATCGACGGGCAAAAGCAGTGAAGGCTGTGAAGAAAGCACAGGATGCTGGCAAGATTATCAATAAAGACATCAAGAAACAGAAAAGTAGTTCCCAAAGAACACAGTCTAGGACAGAAGAGATGCAGGAGCTGTTCCAGAGTGATATGAACGAGAAACAGCAGAAGAGAATCAGTGGTGGTGGAATGAGAAGGAAAAAGTCAAAGAATTCATTTAAGAGCAAGTCACG GTATAAGCGTAAGTAG
- the LOC120009303 gene encoding uncharacterized protein LOC120009303: MTLEDFFTLAEMKDGLTAPSRVEELVTVMWKEKHSDIVKNIGDATRQWAAVAGTITATDNKDCLELFIKLDGLCFIDRWLKDASKFSADTSDGLVEESLTALLQAVEKLHIGNERSVASGIFITVKNLLNHKSSQVQDRAKALFDSWKLGTVDDKAHIVVESVEEFNVSLPESEIVKPECVDVDNSVSKGNGNGEHNSAEPTRSVTLVSSAVDSFKQEVAEDRDIPTHNQEPCFNVTCDQKKVKDRSPNLLTSSVQESTSVKEASPTGTMEGTTADDSKQGTAEVQPEVLKSNEISNDEKPVLKLNTVPEKLSTGASFSSATRDGEVSCGNNVAIAQDGLTEPTSQNNIDDVGDVRTPASVPKVGIDGIGSTCRYSGHISKTDGESGSDVFHNLSTTECRLGKTEHMDTSFSQMEDDGVSEEDKEHSSYDEDEDVRNFAENSRSRIYARSPEMIDERSSDMELEYGIVDALEVARQVAQAVEREVVDYRERSCSSSMEKTTEKGVRQPGSPDSVDEKRELPADIPPRDMPTGQTRHAESHPEDEQLAKNTLDNLCSELGGDKHDVETSHVTEAAQESEGNTEKGLCDFDLNQEVDSDETEHIANPISAPISVPASRPIAASGSSVAPFQFEGNLGWKGSAATSAFRPASPRRISNHKTLPPGETSSSFSHGQFSLEFDLNVADGGDDKIPEMTGKEIPGSSALHTADSCLEASPIKSERHKLDLNLTSDDSDAPPSELRIEGRLFHSRNGHHSVSPASSSSSMQPSARNFDLNDRPYLLNDSTSDQGYFLGKSSQSSRAYGGPKPDDPVISIMGTRVEVSRKNFMPQTTSLPNGKALDTAMDAITAREGGILGMAPTVSYTQSNVFGYNGLTTAPTMSFSSTMYGPGPGSSFPYMVDSRGTPVVPQVVGSASVVPPFSHAPLWLSPMNGVAPLRPNFDLNSGFTVEGANRDSGVFRQFLMPVQSGPMEEHLRTSSQPSSSSGVGGKRKEPDDGGWEPFPFNYRNQQPPWR; encoded by the coding sequence TGGACTATGTTTTATTGATAGATGGTTGAAGGATGCTTCAAAGTTTAGTGCTGACACAAGTGACGGCCTTGTGGAAGAGTCATTAACTGCACTGTTACAGGCAGTGGAAAAGCTGCATATAGGCAATGAAAGATCTGTTGCCTCTGGGATCTTTATAACTGTCAAGAATCTTCTTAACCACAAAAGCTCTCAGGTTCAGGATAGAGCAAAGGCACTGTTTGATAGCTGGAAGCTGGGTACTGTTGATGATAAAGCCCACATTGTTGTAGAGAGTGTTGAGGAATTTAATGTTAGTTTGCCTGAAAGTGAAATTGTCAAGCCAGAATGTGTTGATGTAGATAATTCTGTTTCTAAAGGAAATGGCAATGGTGAACATAATTCAGCAGAACCTACCAGATCTGTCACTTTGGTCTCAAGTGCTGTGGATTCTTTTAAACAAGAAGTGGCTGAAGATCGAGATATTCCAACTCATAATCAGGAGCCTTGCTTCAATGTTACTTGTGACCAGAAGAAAGTCAAGGACAGATCTCCAAATCTTTTGACGTCCTCTGTTCAAGAAAGTACTTCTGTGAAGGAAGCATCTCCAACAGGTACAATGGAAGGGACCACTGCTGATGATTCCAAGCAGGGCACTGCTGAAGTGCAGCCAGAAGTTTTGAAGTCAAATGAGATCTCTAATGATGAAAAGCCAGTTCTCAAGCTCAACACTGTACCGGAAAAATTGAGTACAGGAGCTTCATTCTCTAGTGCAACACGAGATGGAGAAGTTTCTTGCGGCAATAATGTTGCAATTGCTCAAGATGGTTTGACAGAACCTACTTCACAGAACAATATTGATGATGTGGGTGATGTTAGAACTCCTGCATCTGTACCAAAGGTGGGGATAGATGGCATAGGCAGTACATGTCGATACAGTGGACATATATCGAAGACTGATGGTGAATCTGGATCTGATGTTTTCCACAACTTGTCTACCACTGAGTGTAGGTTGGGTAAAACTGAGCATATGGATACTAGCTTTTCTCAGATGGAAGATGATGGAGTTTCCGAGGAAGACAAGGAGCATAGCAGttatgatgaagatgaggatgtGAGAAACTTCGCTGAAAACTCTAGATCAAGAATCTATGCTAGAAGTCCTGAAATGATTGATGAGAGAAGTTCTGATATGGAACTTGAGTACGGCATAgtagatgctttggaagttgctcGACAGGTTGCTCAGGCTGTGGAGAGGGAAGTGGTAGATTACAGAGAACGCTCCTgcagttcgtctatggagaaaacaACAGAAAAAGGTGTAAGGCAGCCAGGTAGCCCGGATTCTGTAGATGAAAAGCGAGAATTACCTGCTGATATCCCACCTAGGGATATGCCCACCGGCCAAACTCGTCACGCAGAGTCCCACCCCGAGGATGAGCAACTGGCAAAAAATACTTTGGATAATCTGTGCTCTGAACTGGGAGGAGACAAACATGATGTTGAAACTTCTCATGTTACCGAGGCAGCTCAAGAATCTGAAGGAAACACAGAGAAAGGCCTGTGTGATTTTGATCTGAATCAAGAAGTCGATTCTGATGAAACTGAGCATATTGCAAATCCAATATCTGCCCCAATATCTGTTCCTGCATCAAGACCAATAGCAGCTTCTGGATCCTCTGTAGCCCCTTTTCAGTTTGAGGGGAATCTTGGATGGAAGGGATCTGCTGCTACTAGTGCTTTTCGTCCAGCATCACCTCGCCGGATCTCGAACCATAAGACTCTTCCTCCTGGGGAAACCAGCAGTAGTTTTAGTCATGGGCAATTTTCCCTTGAATTTGATCTGAATGTGGCTGATGGTGGAGATGATAAAATTCCTGAAATGACTGGCAAGGAAATTCCTGGTTCATCTGCCCTTCACACTGCGGACTCTTGTTTGGAAGCGAGTCCAATAAAATCAGAAAGGCACAAATTAGATTTAAATCTCACAAGTGATGATAGTGATGCCCCGCCATCAGAATTGAGAATAGAAGGGCGTCTTTTTCACAGTCGGAATGGCCATCACAGCGTGTCTCCtgcctcatcatcatcatcaatgcaGCCTTCCGCTAGGAACTTTGATTTGAATGACAGACCATATCTTCTCAATGATTCTACTTCTGATCAGGGGTACTTTCTCGGCAAGTCTTCCCAAAGTTCACGTGCTTATGGAGGGCCTAAACCAGATGATCCTGTTATATCTATCATGGGCACCAGAGTGGAGGTCAGTAGAAAGAATTTTATGCCCCAGACTACATCCTTGCCAAATGGAAAGGCTCTGGATACTGCAATGGATGCTATTACAGCTAGGGAGGGAGGTATCTTAGGTATGGCTCCAACAGTGTCATACACACAATCTAATGTTTTTGGCTACAATGGATTGACAACAGCACCCACGATGTCCTTTTCCTCCACGATGTATGGACCCGGTCCCGGCAGCTCCTTCCCTTACATGGTGGATTCAAGGGGAACCCCTGTCGTGCCTCAAGTTGTGGGCTCTGCATCAGTAGTCCCCCCATTTTCTCATGCGCCATTGTGGCTCAGTCCCATGAATGGTGTAGCGCCTCTGCGACCTAACTTTGATTTGAATTCTGGTTTCACAGTTGAAGGAGCAAACAGGGACTCTGGAGTTTTTAGGCAGTTTTTGATGCCTGTTCAAAGCGGGCCAATGGAGGAACATCTTAGGACCAGCTCCCAACCCTCCTCAAGTTCTGGAGTAGGTGGGAAAAGAAAGGAACCAGATGATGGTGGGTGGGAACCGTTCCCATTTAACTACAGGAATCAGCAACCTCCTTGGAGATAG